The Solicola gregarius DNA window ATGCGTACCGTCGACACGGTCCTCGGTAAGGACGGCAAACGGCACATCGTCTTGAACGGCGAGCCGACCTTCGTCAACTCGACGCTCGACCAGGGCTACTGGCCGGACGGCATCTACACGGCGCCGACCGACGAAGGTCTCGCATTCGATCTCAAGGCGCACAAGCGACTGGGCTTCAATGCCGTACGCAAGCACATCAAGGTCGAGCCGGATCGCTGGTACTACTGGGCCGACCGCCTCGGCCTGATGGTGTGGCAGGACATGCCGGCATTGCAGAACGGTCGTACACCCGATCCCGACCAGGCCGCGCGCGACCAGTTCGAGGACGAGCTGCACACGATGCTCGACCAGCACGGCGGTTGGACCTCGATCATCGGCTGGGTGCCGTTCAACGAGGGATGGGGCGAGTGGAACCGCGAGGAGACCGGGCGCATCGCCGACTCCGTCAAGGCCGCTGATCCCACCCGCCTGGTGAACGCGCACAGCGGCGTGAACTGCTGCGACTCGGAGGGCGACTCCGGCCGCGGCGACATCATCGACTGGCACCAGTACACCGGTCCGGCTGCGCCGTCCCCCACGGCAGACCGTGCGGCGATCGACGGTGAGCACGGTGGCTACGGGCTGGTCGTCGACGACCACCTGTGGCCGGGCGAGCCGGGCGCGTACCAGATGGCGGAGTCCAAGCAGGAGCTGACCGATCTGTACGTCGAGAACCAGACCCGAATGCTGGAGCTCAGCCGCAAGTGCGGATTGTCCGGCGGCATCTACACCCAGATCACCGATGTCGAGACCGAGGTCAACGGGTTCTTCACCTACGACCGCAAGGTCAGCAAGATGTTCCGCGACCCGGTGCGCGAGATCAACGAGAAGCTGTCGCACTCCGGGAACCTCGGCCAGACTCCCCCGGATCCCGACGACGGCACGCCCGGCCTCGAAGGCATCCATCGCTGGACGCTCGACGACGGCTCCGGTACGACGGCGGCCGACTCGGTCGGCGACGCCGACCTCGCCGTGGCGGACGGCGCCACCTGGACCGAGGGCAAGTCCGGTCAAGCGCTCGACCTAGGCGGCACCGGGTACGCCGAGACCGACTCGCCGGTCATCGACACCGAGGGCGGCTTCTCGGTCTCCGCGTGGGTCCGGCTCGACGAGACGGGCGGCGGCTTCCAGACCGCCGTCAGCCAGGACGGTGACAGCTCGTCGGCGTTCTTCCTGCAGTACGACGGCGGCGCCAACAAGTTCGCATTCAGCACGCTCGGGGGTCGCGCGTACGCCGGGCAAGAGGCCGAGCCCGGTCGTTGGTACCACCTCGTGGGCGTGCGCGATGCCGCAACAGGCACGTACACGCTGTATGTCGACGGACAGCAGCAGGGCCAGATCTCACAGTGCCTCGGCGATCCGTCCTCCGGTCCGCTCGCGGTGGGAAGGGCGAAGTTCAACGGCGAGAACGTCGACTTCCTCGGCGGAGCCGTCGACGATGTTCGGGTGTACGACCGACCGCTCGGTGACGGTGAGGTGACGGACCTGTATGAAGGAGGAGGCGCGCACCATTGACGTGAGACTCCCGGTGGGGTGAAGTCAGACCATGACGACGCAGCCGGGCAATGGTGAGCACTCGTTCGTGATCGTTGGTGGCGGCCTCGCGGGGGCGAAGGCCGCCGAGACCCTCCGCGACGAGGGCTTCGACGAACGAATCGTGCTGCTGTGCGACGAGAGCGAGCTCCCGTACGAGCGACCGCCCTTGTCCAAGGGCTACCTCCTCGGCAATGACGCGCGCGAGTCCGCGTACGTCCACGAAGCCAACTGGTATCGGGAGAACAATGTCGACCTTCGGCTCGCGACACGGGTGCGCAGGATCGACCGGTTCGCCTCCGAGGTGGTGCTCGCAGACGCCGAGCGCGTGCACTACGACCGGTTGCTGCTGGCCACCGGTTCGGAACCGCGCCGCCTCGACGTACCAGGGGCCGACCTCGACGGCGTGCTCTATCTGCGGAACCTCGCCGACTCCGACGCGATCAAGCGGGTCATCGAGGCGGGCGGGCCGATCGTGGTCGTGGGTGCCGGATGGATCGGCTTGGAGGTCGCCGCCGCGGCACGCGAGCACGACGTCGAGGTCACGGTGCTGGAGGTTGCCGACCTCCCGTTGCAGCAGGCGCTCGGTGATGACGAGGTTGCGCGGGTGTTCGCGGACCTCCATCGCGAGCACGGTGTCGACCTCCGCCTAGGCACCGGTATCACCTCGATCGAAGGCGCGGACGGCCGGGTCGACTCGGTGACGACGAGCGACGGTTCGTCCGTCCGGGCCGCCGCAGTCGTCGTCGGCATCGGCGTGGCCCCGCGTACCGGGCTCGCCGAGGACGCCGGCCTGGTCGTCGACAACGGCGTGCACGTGGATCCACATCTGTTCTCGTCCGATCCCGTGATCCTCGCTGCGGGCGACGTCGCGGCCATCGAGCATCCGGTGCTCCACGAGCGCATCAGGGTCGAGCACTGGGCCAATGCGCTCGTCACCGGACCGCATGCGGCGCGCTCCATGCTCGGCCACGACGTCGTCTTCGAGGAGCTCCCGTACTTCTTCACCGACCAGTACGACCTCGGCATGGAGTACGTGGGGTACGCGCCGCCGGATGCGGTCGACTCTGTCGTGCTCCGCGGCGACGTCGCGGGACGCGCGTTCTACGCGTTCTGGCTCGCTGCGGGGAAGGTCGTCGCGGGCATGCACGTGAACCTGTGGGACGACGGGATCGATCCGGTGAAGGCCTTGATCCTCGACGGTGGCGCGGTGGACACCGCGAAGCTCGCCGAC harbors:
- a CDS encoding LamG-like jellyroll fold domain-containing protein, producing the protein MNRLRTCVIAGASATLAAALLSVAPSPASPESSAAWEPKDPDLTTPWTSDVSPDNALPEYPRPQLRRDEWKNLNGLWEFAAAAEGDAPPVGEQLDERVLVPYPIESALSGIKRHEDRMFYRRTFSVPRKWQVTRRHGNRLLLHFGAVDYDARVWINGELATEHRGGYDHFTVDATDHLRAGARQEVIVGVTDVTDGLKQPVGKQRIPAIENPGGIFYTPASGIWQTVWMEPVRAAHVENVTATTRRNLRQVDVRVDAEAASKHTVRLQARRRGRVVATATGRPGEPIRLTIRRPDLWSPDHPNLYDLRVSLHERSGRRVDTVDSYFGMRTVDTVLGKDGKRHIVLNGEPTFVNSTLDQGYWPDGIYTAPTDEGLAFDLKAHKRLGFNAVRKHIKVEPDRWYYWADRLGLMVWQDMPALQNGRTPDPDQAARDQFEDELHTMLDQHGGWTSIIGWVPFNEGWGEWNREETGRIADSVKAADPTRLVNAHSGVNCCDSEGDSGRGDIIDWHQYTGPAAPSPTADRAAIDGEHGGYGLVVDDHLWPGEPGAYQMAESKQELTDLYVENQTRMLELSRKCGLSGGIYTQITDVETEVNGFFTYDRKVSKMFRDPVREINEKLSHSGNLGQTPPDPDDGTPGLEGIHRWTLDDGSGTTAADSVGDADLAVADGATWTEGKSGQALDLGGTGYAETDSPVIDTEGGFSVSAWVRLDETGGGFQTAVSQDGDSSSAFFLQYDGGANKFAFSTLGGRAYAGQEAEPGRWYHLVGVRDAATGTYTLYVDGQQQGQISQCLGDPSSGPLAVGRAKFNGENVDFLGGAVDDVRVYDRPLGDGEVTDLYEGGGAHH
- a CDS encoding NAD(P)/FAD-dependent oxidoreductase; translation: MTTQPGNGEHSFVIVGGGLAGAKAAETLRDEGFDERIVLLCDESELPYERPPLSKGYLLGNDARESAYVHEANWYRENNVDLRLATRVRRIDRFASEVVLADAERVHYDRLLLATGSEPRRLDVPGADLDGVLYLRNLADSDAIKRVIEAGGPIVVVGAGWIGLEVAAAAREHDVEVTVLEVADLPLQQALGDDEVARVFADLHREHGVDLRLGTGITSIEGADGRVDSVTTSDGSSVRAAAVVVGIGVAPRTGLAEDAGLVVDNGVHVDPHLFSSDPVILAAGDVAAIEHPVLHERIRVEHWANALVTGPHAARSMLGHDVVFEELPYFFTDQYDLGMEYVGYAPPDAVDSVVLRGDVAGRAFYAFWLAAGKVVAGMHVNLWDDGIDPVKALILDGGAVDTAKLADTAVPLGEALVRRAG